The sequence TATTCTTGCTCTCTATACTAAAATCCTCATGATTCCCGAAGAAGTATATCTTCCTATTAGGACACTGCTTGGGCTGTCTAACTTTGTCTATAGTCAGACTAGCCACACTCAAAGGCAGCGTATCTGGTCGTTCAGGTTCAAAGACAATGTCGTATCCCTCTTGTCCCATCACTCCTCTTTCATATCCTGCCCTTGACACTTTGACCTCTACTTCACAATACCCCATACTAGAATCCTCCATGGTAACGAACCGATCCTGTCCATTCTCCAGTTCAAAGCCAACGTTAAGCTGACCAACGATCACTCTTATCATATCCAGGCTCCatctagaaatatttctcggCACCACTAAATTCTCTATCCCCTTTGAATTGAATCTAATCTCGAATGGTTCCTCGTTGATAAATCTATCGGTGActggaacgaaatttttcgaattcgaGCATCTATCGTCGTTTGGATCGGGTCTGATGATCTTTCCATTCGTAAAACGGCAACTTAGGGTGTCACTGCCTTTCGGACGGCACTTCAGTTCTGACGCGATCATGGAGCAGAAATTGTCCTTCTCGTGGACGATATTGGCCAAAGACATGTTCACCAGCACGTCGTAAATGCATTCTGGACCGTATCGTTGCCAATCGCTGTTCCCGTAAGCGTTGTCGTAGACGGCCACGTGTGCCGCTGCAATGACAAGGAGCCTGTTAAACTAGTTAAAATAGATCACACGTCCCAGCAGACAGGATGCATTTTACTCTATCTGTCTGTACCACGCCGCGGTCATTATATCGTACAGGTATTAATCGATGCTCGCCGGGAACACCCCGGATACAGTCGCGATTATTAATCGCTATGCCAATCATACCTATATATAGTTATCCTATCACGCTGTAGTTTACTCGGAATTCGGCGATACTGATTCCGATTAccaagaaattttattgcagtGGAGTtcgtcaaatatttgtataatttaattacctGTGTTTTTGCTATTAGCTACGTTAACTATGttattgattaaatatacTACGTACCATGTTATCAAGcaatttgcataaaagaaAGTACAAGAGAGTTTAATTTCGAtgagaagattaaaaagattttcatcTAAATCGCTTTATTTGTCTATTTAGACGTATCTCCTCTATTTAGTAATTTCTTTAGAAACCCTTTGTTCTTGCCATCATGTAAAATCGATAACAAGaagcttttaaaaaaaagacatttaatataacgataaaattgaaaattcctaGAAAACTTATctttaatgtataaaatatataatatatttatttattgtactatatataaatatacaaaacctTAAATTCttggcaatttttttttaatttaatctaatttaatttaattaagagaaattaaattcgtGGGATTTATGTGGTATTGTGCAAAGGGCAGAAAAATGACACGAGATTCATTCCGGTAACAGGAAGATATTACgcgtaatattaatttaggTTCAGAATAAGAAGGAGGGATAAGTTTGCAGCCCCGGGCTCTGTGCTTTAAGAGCACCTcgatttcaatattaaatttttaagctaaattttgtaaaagttacaaattatataatcaatTCGAATCTTAcagatatttttccaaatgtatatgtatacagttTACAGGCTGTTTTTAACAGCATCAATTGTCAACTGTGAAGCTGAAACATACGTACAAGTCAACCATGAAAACCACTAATTTTGACGATATTTATCAGAAATTTGCCGAAGCAAACGCAAGATGCCTgtgtttcgtataattttattaaagaattatctTGACAGCCTTTTTAATATGCTGTTGTtgctattaaattattgtaagtAACTTGTGATCTTTTCAGGGTAGCCTCTAGCCTCCTCCCGAAACCATAATCCGATCCTGGCAATGCTTGAACGAGAAAATTTTACAGATACACGATAACATTGCTAGAACACGGACAGAtttcgtatttaaataaaataaaggaatcTATTAATAACGGTGAATTTGtagtaattgttaatttttttcaaaattacagTTTTGTAGTCGGTGCGgaatcaaatacaaaattatcacTGACATAATGAACAAGTCACTTGTTATTCTTTTCTAATATATAGCAAATTTTCCACCATCACGATAACTCCCGTAgtttttatttccttacaaaTAATCATAGAACAAACAGGTTGgtagaaatttgattattataaaaaacgTGTTATTGGGTAACAGTGGGTTAGTAGCATAAAGGATAGTATCGAGCCTGCATTTTATAGATTTTGTAGATTTCGCTGAAACAATGTGCAAGTGCAGGGTATTACGCATTGTttcgtatattaaatattgtcgGTGGACCGCCCGGTCCATTGATTTGATACCGGACGTACCGCGGTCTTTGACAATTTATTCTGATGTCAATAGAGGTCTTACTAGAATGGGATTGAGCCAttttatagagaaaatatCGAGGAATATACGATAGTAATTTTCTCGGATTTTTAAGAACGCGACCTTCAGGTGGAATTTGcaaaacagaaatttgtttacatCTTTCGATATCGCAAAAATCATTCTTCAAcacgattaaaatttcttgtattatCAATACGGCAGATAGTTTCcgacataaaaattcaaacgtaCAAcctattttcatgaaaatgaGGAAAAATCGCAAAATTGAAACGGTTACCTTCATATTGTCTTCGCTTTCAAAAGATCATGTTTATCTCGCTTCTCACGTCGCTGTATTCTATTTGTGAAAGATATACTCGAGATAAACAGGTCTAAAGTACCCAGGGCTTCGTTTAAGTACGTCTCCGAGGTTATTTTTCCGCTATTTTTCCGTGCACGATATTGTCTAccttgtttataaaatttattccttGCTTCTGTTGCATTTCCCTCAGATAGTTTAGGGGCAAAACATTGTCTCAGTATTCGCTAACATCATCTAAGGGAAATCCGTACAAAATCGTGCACTTAACTTTgcgattttgtaattaataaagtaaattgtGTAAACCAAGCTGTATTTAGTAGATACTTTCGTAATGGAGAAGaggacgaaagaaataaaatttaaaaattcttaaaataaagacaaaacgaaaatattatctttatattattgcCTTTAATCACTTTCGATAGCGTTAtcgttgtttatttaaattaagttCTGCTGTTTGCCGGCCGATACAGTCTTCGTAAGTCCATCTATTACACTGTGTACGTATACTTTCCCAACTATTCTGCAAGCGGCCCGCGCCATATTCTTCCCGACAATATACGTGGATTTGCTATTTGATTTGacttttttttatgatttaactaAAAGTGTTGAACTTTAACACATATAATTCTAGAATCAATAGACTGTGACACCGATTTTCTATTCACCGATTACTATCAGATAGCTTTAAGTAAAAAAAGTTTTAAGAGAAGTAGCATCCCAAACCAAAGTTCAGCTTCGAATTGTTCTAAATTTTCATCACTATgctataatatacatatgccatataatatacaaattaatgatGTGTAATTAACTTATGAACGCCATATATAACTATACgatacgtaatattaaaaattataagtaataatagGTGTAATATATAGACTACATAGAActtttagattttaaaaatatataaaatcaaacaaaatttaagaatacGAGGCATGTTTCACCATGCACATTCGGTAAGACTAATGCCACGGCACAGAAATATGCTATGAGAAAATCAATATCTAGCGTTTGTAACAACGAATACTAACAACAAGTAAAATTTTCGCGGTGAAACTCAACcctcttcttttaaattccTCTTCAAGTAGAATCAGCTTTATGTATGTATCATGCAGCTACACGCGTCCAAACCGATAGAAGTATCATTTATTGCTTAAATCGGAACAGAGTTAAAAGCTGCAAGAGGCtgcatttgaaatttgtatattccTCTTAGCAGCGATTTAAACTTTCATACGAAACAGATCCGAtacttattgttattaatcaTCTTTTGAAAAACCTTATCAAActtttaattgatataaattttgcatTATTTGTACCTTGAACAAATACTTAGGATACAATTAGCATACTAATATACATAAGATAGTAATTCAaatctgtattttaatattctagaACAAGCACATGCAACAATTAgcttcatttgaaatttttggatCTTGTTTTCAGAACTTTACCCAAGATCATAGAATTATCTGAAATGAATGGTATATCGGATTTTGGAGCTTTGAAGACTTGTCACATTATGGTATAACTAtagtataaaaaatgatttttgacCATTCTCTCGCGGTTTCTAGCCCATTGCACTATAAGTAAGTTATTAAAATGAAGCGAGAGTGAATCACAAAATATGATTAGCTTAAATTATTTCGTCGTTAGCGATATATAATATGGTTTGGAAAGAGATTTAAGATGATTATAGTACATTTTTATCATCTCTTCTTTTCTGCCAGAGTTTTCAAGGTCGCGCTTCATTCACTTCAGTTTTTAGATAAaccaataatttttttaaatcgatcgtttaatttatattaagaCGAATCTAGTAAGTAtcataagaaatatatttttactatcagaatcgaagaaatgttagaaaaataacAGTCCACATTTGCTAAACAGTAATTTATTTGCCGTTTACGCAGGTGTATTACAGTTGACAGGCACTTTTTTAATACTTCTGCGATTCagatggaaaaaaaaagatatttgttatatttgtcGCATTCTTCTCGATATCTGCTAAAAGATAGGTGTAAAAAAACAGGCTTATCTACAAAAACCTAAATGTGACCTTAGAAACAAAAAAGCTTTGAATCATGTTATTTCAGCCAAAAAAATGTTCGATCGACCCACTGACTATAGATTGATCTAAGCTAATCACGTGTCGTGGTTCGCACTGTATAGGACGAAATAGGTATTTCCCCGAAATCGTTgggaaattatttgtataatcttttcgtacttttaatgaattttggTAGAGTGCAGAAATCTGGCGGAAGGAACGAAATCAATattattcattgaaaaatatcgatgtgTTTCATTCCGATGTTCGAATATCTTCCCCGCCTTTACATATGTattgtatgtacgtatatggTATCGACGGGCGTATCTTCCCACGCGCGTGCTTCCAAATCACCCTTCAACGTTTACTTTTAAACCCGTCGGTGATTGAAACCGCTGATGCTTTAGCGGAAAGTA comes from Bombus pyrosoma isolate SC7728 linkage group LG2, ASM1482585v1, whole genome shotgun sequence and encodes:
- the LOC122577698 gene encoding vitellogenin-like, encoding MLIIILPFFLAAHVAVYDNAYGNSDWQRYGPECIYDVLVNMSLANIVHEKDNFCSMIASELKCRPKGSDTLSCRFTNGKIIRPDPNDDRCSNSKNFVPVTDRFINEEPFEIRFNSKGIENLVVPRNISRWSLDMIRVIVGQLNVGFELENGQDRFVTMEDSSMGYCEVEVKVSRAGYERGVMGQEGYDIVFEPERPDTLPLSVASLTIDKVRQPKQCPNRKIYFFGNHEDFSIESKNTFMDMTTSISQMHISREEMYSFTESKGVMRTLNRPRTMRMHQKVGLSLKSINPAQSPLPEIKSPASTNLYAYTNLERVPEYK